Sequence from the Torulaspora delbrueckii CBS 1146 chromosome 5, complete genome genome:
AGCTGTCGAAACCAGTGTACTATTAAGCAAAACCTTGTTCATGAAATAATCCAGTCCCTGTCGTCTCTTGGCTAGCCAAACCTTGTTGAGATTGACATCTTGATACCTCCAGGTTTCGTACCACTTCACTCGAGGCGGCAGCCTTGGGATATCAACTGTGTGTAAGTTTGCTTCTTTACATTTTCGTACCAGTGACTCTCTGAACTTATGAAATTCAGAGTATCTCTTGTAGACGTCGATACAAGGACGATAGGCACCGTTGTGATCGAACGATTGTAAGACTAACGAAACCTTCCAAACGGCAAACTTGGAACCGTTCTCTCCGTTTACCACTGTGCAATCAGTGACATGGGCCTTtaagaaagtgaaattttggTCTGACGCATCTTCTGCCTCACCACTCATACTCTCCTGGATCGATCGCTCATCATCCATGAGCGTAATTGGTTCCGGCATCAGAACATTAACCTTGCGACTTAGTTTGGACATCCTGGAGGCCTTTCAGTGCTGTTTAATAGTGGAGATGAGTTGTGATTAACTAGTCGCAAATCGTATAAAGACATTTTAGTACTATATAATCATACAGATTAGTCAAAGATAGGGAATGGATTCTTGTCATTCCAGGTATATGGATCGTTGAATCTAATGTTCTTGTTCAGTGCTGAaatctccttcaattcttgatctgTCAAGGTCAATTTATCGTCAATGTGCAGATTATCATGtaatctttctttctttgaagattttggaaTCACAGCTACATTGTTTTGGGTAGCCCATCTTAGTAACACTTGCGATGGGGAGATTTCCTTACCGTGGttctttgcaatttcaatgatctttggattttcaaagagaggTGGAGTGGTCTTTGCAAGGTCGCTGCCCATCTCGATGAAGGATTGTGGACCGAAGGAGGAGTAAGCGACCACTTGCAAGCCTTGTAACTTTACATAGTGCACCAATCTCTCCTGTGTCAGGTAAGGGTGGTGTTCAATTTGCAGAGCGACTGGCTTAATTCTACAGCCACGGAGCAAGTCCATGATGATGGAACCGGAAAAGTTCGAGATACCAATGGATTTTATCAAACCTTCATCAACCAATTGCTCCAGAGCACGGTATGTGTCGATGATAGGAACGTTTTCTTCAGACATAGTACCTTGTTTCTCATCCTGAGAACCAGTGTACAACCCTGGTGGGTATTTCTCCTTGAAAGGGACGAACTTCAATGCAATTGGGAAATGAATGTAGAATAAATCCAAGTAATCCAATTTCATGTCATCTAAAGTCCTTTGCAAAGCTGCTTTCACATTCTTTGGGTCATGGAAACTGTTCCATAACTTGGACACAACGAACAACTCTTCACGCTTAACGATACCTTCATCGATGGCCTTACGAATACCTTGACCGACTTCTTTTTCATTGCCATAGTCCTGAGCACCATCAAATAGTCTATAACCGATCTTAATAGCTTCGTATACCTGGGAAGCACAAACTTCGTTGGGAATCTTCCAGCAACCCAAGCCCACCAAAGGCATCTTCATACCATTGTTTAAAGTAACCACTCTAGACATTGTTTTAGCGTATTTTTGACTCGAGGAAATGAATCGAATGTTGTTCCTTTGTTGTATTATTAATGCGTTTATATATCGATTGTTAAAGGAAGCTGTACGTCATCCCCTACTGAGACGACGCTGAAATAGAAGAGCAACGAAATATTACAATAAAGTTTACCAAAAGCTGATCagttcaattgataaaaCTAAATGGCTCGAGGGATTTTAACAATGGCTTCTGGTTGATCAGTGCTGCTGTGGGTGTAA
This genomic interval carries:
- the YPT35 gene encoding Ypt35p (similar to Saccharomyces cerevisiae YPT35 (YHR105W); ancestral locus Anc_5.410); the encoded protein is MSKLSRKVNVLMPEPITLMDDERSIQESMSGEAEDASDQNFTFLKAHVTDCTVVNGENGSKFAVWKVSLVLQSFDHNGAYRPCIDVYKRYSEFHKFRESLVRKCKEANLHTVDIPRLPPRVKWYETWRYQDVNLNKVWLAKRRQGLDYFMNKVLLNSTLVSTARDLIVKFLEETAITKSN
- the GRE3 gene encoding trifunctional aldehyde reductase/xylose reductase/glucose 1-dehydrogenase (NADP(+)) (similar to Saccharomyces cerevisiae GRE3 (YHR104W); ancestral locus Anc_5.409), which encodes MSRVVTLNNGMKMPLVGLGCWKIPNEVCASQVYEAIKIGYRLFDGAQDYGNEKEVGQGIRKAIDEGIVKREELFVVSKLWNSFHDPKNVKAALQRTLDDMKLDYLDLFYIHFPIALKFVPFKEKYPPGLYTGSQDEKQGTMSEENVPIIDTYRALEQLVDEGLIKSIGISNFSGSIIMDLLRGCRIKPVALQIEHHPYLTQERLVHYVKLQGLQVVAYSSFGPQSFIEMGSDLAKTTPPLFENPKIIEIAKNHGKEISPSQVLLRWATQNNVAVIPKSSKKERLHDNLHIDDKLTLTDQELKEISALNKNIRFNDPYTWNDKNPFPIFD